Proteins encoded together in one Ammospiza nelsoni isolate bAmmNel1 chromosome Z, bAmmNel1.pri, whole genome shotgun sequence window:
- the LOC132086279 gene encoding C-C motif chemokine 16-like yields the protein MALRPFLLLLLLLAASLLIAQAQGIGSSALDCCLKNRPLKKEILGGVVTSYRQQGPESGCYLRSVVLITKRNRKICASPTDDTVLKLIQQLDKRAKNDKNRKKGQTQRPRGRPKKQRRQRV from the exons ATGGCTCTCcgccccttcctgctgctgctgctgctgctggctgcctcctTGCTCATTGCCCAGGCTCaag GCATTGGAAGCTCAGCCTTGGACTGCTGCCTGAAGAACAGACCTTTGAAGAAGGAGATCCTTGGTGGGGTGGTGACATCCTACCGCCAACAGGGACCCGAGTCTGGCTGTTACCTCCGTTCTGTTGT gctCATCACCAAGAGGAACAGGAAAATCTGTGCCTCTCCCACTGACGACACTGTCCTGAAGTTGATTCAGCAGCTGGACAAGAGGGCCAAGAATGACAAGAACAGGAAGAAGGGGCAGACCCAGCGTCCCAGGGGCAGACCCAAGAAGCAGAGGCGGCAGCGGGTCTAA